Proteins encoded in a region of the Bubalus bubalis isolate 160015118507 breed Murrah chromosome 9, NDDB_SH_1, whole genome shotgun sequence genome:
- the LOC123464582 gene encoding olfactory receptor 7A10-like, with protein MEPSNITQISRFLLLGLSKEAEIQSFIFGLFLSMYLITVFGNLLIILAVSLDSHLHTPMYFFLSNLSFVDICFTSTTIPKMLWNIQTQSQVITYEGCITQMYFYILFAELDDILLTVMAYDRYVAICHPLHYMVIMSPRLCGLLVLISWVLIALHSLLHSLMALQLSFNPDVQIPHFFCELSQVVQLASSDNFLNNIVMYFSAFLMGGGPFAGILYSYSKIVSCMGKITSAQGKYKAFSTCVSHLLVVSLFYFTALGVYLSSAATHTSHSSTIASVMYTVVTPLLNPFIYSLRNQDIKGALKRFHFMPSLKHQIL; from the coding sequence ATGGAACCAAGTAACATTACACAAATTTCAcgatttcttcttctgggactttcAAAGGAAGCAGAAATACAGTCCTTCATATTTGGGCTTTTTCTCTCCATGTACCTGATCACTGTGTTtggaaacctgctcatcatcTTGGCTGTCAGCTTagactcccacctccacactcccatgtacttcttcctctccaacctgtcctttgtagacatctgcttcacctccaccaccatcccaaAGATGCTGTGGAACATCCAGACACAGAGCCAAGTAATCACCTATGAAGGCTGTATCACCCAGATGTACTTTTACATTCTCTTTGCAGAATTAGATGACATTCTCCTGACAGTGATGGCCTATGATCGgtatgtggccatctgccaccctCTGCACTACATGGTCATCATGAGCCCCCGGCTCTGTGGACTGCTGGTTCTCATATCCTGGGTGCTGATTGCCTTGCATTCCTTGCTACACAGCTTAATGGCACTGCAATTGTCCTTCAATCCAGATGTACAAATCCCCCACTTTTTCTGTGAACTCAGTCAGGTAGTACAACTTGCAAGTTCTGACAACTTTCTTAATAACATAGTGATGTATTTTTCAGCTTTCCTGATGGGTGGTGGTCCTTTTGCTGGTATCCTTTACTCTTACTCTAAAATAGTTTCCTGCATGGGTAAAATCACATCAGCTCAAGGGAAATACAAAGCATTTTCCACCTGTGTGTCCCACCTCTTGGTTgtctctctgttttattttacagCCTTAGGAGTTTACCTTAGCTCTGCTGCTACCCACACCTCACATTCAAGTACAATTGCCTCggtgatgtacactgtggtcacacccctgctgaaccccttcatctatAGTCTGAGAAATCAAGATATAAAAGGGGCCCTAAAGAGATTCCACTTTATGCCAAGTTTAAAACACCAAATACTCTAG